A single Mustelus asterias chromosome 4, sMusAst1.hap1.1, whole genome shotgun sequence DNA region contains:
- the LOC144492946 gene encoding lectin-like, with product MGSGVQMLLLIAAFYIWDLQAQTEPEVHFAELKIKRQDEHTRVKREQSCQILCIPNWILYNDTCYRVLSKPRSWINAEEYCQKLVPGGHLASIPSLET from the exons ATGGGTTCTGGAGTGCAGATGTTGCTGCTTATTGCAGCTTTCTACATCTGGGACCTACAGG CTCAGACTGAACCTGAGGTACATTTTGCCGAGTTGAAGATTAAAAGACAGGATGAGCACACACGGGTGAAACGAGAACAGTCCTGCCAAATATTGTGCATTCCGAACTGGATTTTGTACAATGACACCTGTTATCGAGTTTTATCAAAACCTCGTTCCTGGATTAATGCTGAG GAATACTGTCAGAAATTGGTTCCTGGTGGGCACCTTGcctcaattcccagtttggagaCAT AA